In a genomic window of Paramecium tetraurelia macronuclear, complete genome:
- a CDS encoding 40S ribosomal protein S30, producing MGKLHGTLAKAGKVRKQTPKIEKQVRRHKIPKGRAYKRICFNRRFGSAAASTGPQQKRKGPNWHAGRKDLIEEERKKQVEQRRQRKNVPK from the exons atgggAAAACTTCACGGAACCTTAGCCAAAGCAGGTAAAGTTAGAAAGCAAACTCCaaagattgaaaaataaGTCAGAAGACACAAAATCCCAAAAGGAAGAGCCTACAAAAGAATCTGCTTCAATAGAAG aTTCGGATCAGCAGCAGCCTCAACAGGACCATAATAAAAGAGAAAAGGACCAAATTGGCATGCAGGAAGAAAGGACTTAATTGAAGAGGAAAGAAAGAAGTAAGTCGAATAAAGAAGACAAAGAAAGAATGTAccaaaatga